Proteins encoded in a region of the Homo sapiens chromosome 9, GRCh38.p14 Primary Assembly genome:
- the TRIM14 gene encoding tripartite motif-containing protein 14 isoform X3 — MNDLSNRVWSISQEPDPVQRLQAYTATEQEMQQQMSLGELCHPVPLSFEPVKSFFKGLVEAVESTLQTPLDIRLKESINCQLSDPSSTKPGTLLKTSPSPERSLLLKYARTPTLDPDTMHARLRLSADRLTVRCGLLGSLGPVPVLRFDALWQVLARDCFATGRHYWEVDVQEAGAGWWVGAAYASLRRRGASAAARLGCNRQSWCLKRYDLEYWAFHDGQRSRLRPRDDLDRLGVFLDYEAGVLAFYDVTGGMSHLHTFRATFQEPLYPALRLWEGAISIPRLP, encoded by the exons ATGAATGATCTCTCCAACAGGGTCTGGAGTATCAGCCAGGAGCCCGATCCTGTCCAGAGGCTTCAG GCATACACGGCCACCGAGCAGGAGATGCAGCAGCAGATGAGCCTCGGGGAGCTGTGCCATCCCGTGCCCCTCTCCTTTGAGCCCGTCAAGAGCTTCTTTAAGGGCCTCGTGGAAGCCGTGGAGAGTACATTACAGACGCCATTGGACATTCGCCTTAAGGAAA GCATAAACTGCCAGCTCTCAGACCCTTCCAGCACCAAGCCAGGTACCTTGTTGAAAACCAGCCCCTCACCAGAGCGATCGCTATTGCTGAAAT ACGCGCGCACGCCCACGCTGGATCCTGACACGATGCACGCGCGCCTGCGCCTGTCCGCCGATCGCCTGACGGTGCGCTGCGGCCTGCTGGGCAGCCTGGGGCCCGTGCCCGTGCTGCGGTTCGACGCGCTCTGGCAAGTGCTGGCTCGTGACTGCTTCGCCACCGGCCGCCACTACTGGGAGGTTGACGTGCAGGAGGCGGGCGCCGGCTGGTGGGTGGGCGCGGCCTACGCCTCCCTTCGGCGCCGCGGGGCCTCGGCCGCCGCCCGCCTGGGCTGCAACCGCCAGTCCTGGTGCCTCAAGCGCTACGACCTTGAGTACTGGGCCTTCCACGACGGCCAGCGCAGCCGCCTGCGGCCCCGCGACGACCTCGACCGGCTCGGCGTCTTCCTGGACTACGAGGCCGGCGTCCTCGCCTTCTACGACGTGACGGGCGGCATGAGCCACCTGCATACCTTCCGCGCCACGTTCCAGGAGCCGCTCTACCCGGCCCTGCGGCTCTGGGAGGGGGCCATCAGCATCCCCCGGCTGCCCTAG